One stretch of Clavelina lepadiformis chromosome 6, kaClaLepa1.1, whole genome shotgun sequence DNA includes these proteins:
- the LOC143462295 gene encoding serine/threonine-protein kinase BRSK2-like isoform X1, with protein MSLAAPPHYVGPYRLDKTLGKGQTGLVKMGIHCSSGRKVAVKVVNRETLSKTVINKVEREIAIMKLIEHPHVLGLVEVYENDKYLYLILELLAGGELFDYLVKNTRLSPREARHFFRQIVSAVDFCHAHSVCHRDLKPENLLLDENTNIKVADFGMASLQPEGFLLETSCGSPHYACPEVIRGEKYDGRLADVWSCGVILFALLVGTLPFDNDNLRLLLEQVKRGRYEIPPYVPSDVQDLLRRMIEVRPEKRYTLKDVLNHKWMLAGGTNGVVNSDVGRFGVHAIECPPLGAEENADPDVLISMTSLGCFRDHKKLIQELQSEHRNTEKVVYYLLLRRKKRHPSFHDDADSLPYKHPDAPRKRVDSSSSRSSLSSSSGDLSDEEMNPSARSLGIGGGRGNHRKLSAETLSERSSSASRRQTSSVHQSTPSRNRELPLIITTPQDNRSRSLTGESESRMMSSGSSSSGNNRLQTGNLPTNYYYNTQSRNGTQVPGSAPSKDPPVAPASPAQGNRWRQRLTVLKNSFLGSPRFHRRKMQAPSSEDVSSSSNMSPSMELTKRSWFGQFVSGSSSNVVSGRDRDDTSLTLMMNNRTLNSVVTELVHTFLKISNLTHTIVSSTRFRCEYKQQYNAGHPGFHNKLVSFQADITKTSATTGGSREKQQSWRKSSHGSYHVTFQLLSGPHRRFKRVMELIQTQLSAHTFVPQSKPEAGDISAYSRELQQLCTSAANMHNDVFTYKSKGK; from the exons ATGTCACTGGCAGCTCCCCCACATTATGTTGGACCATACAGGCTGGATAAAACACTTGGCAAAGGCCAAACAG GATTGGTGAAGATGGGTATACATTGTAGTTCGGGAAGAAAAGTAGCCGTAAAAGTAGTAAATCGTGAAACACTAAGCAAGACTGTTATAAACAAG GTGGAAAGGGAAATAGCAATTATGAAGTTGATAGAGCACCCCCATGTTCTTGGCCTCGTTGAAGTATATGAAAATGATAAGTATCT GTACTTGATACTTGAATTGCTAGCCGGGGGAGAACTCTTTGATTATCTGGTTAAGAATACCCGGTTATCACCGCGCGAAGCCCGTCATTTCTTTCGACAGATCGTATCGGCCGTCGACTTTTGCCACGCCCACAGCGTTTG TCATCGAGATTTGAAGCCAGAAAATTTGCTCCTGGATGAAAATACCAACATCAAGGTAGCGGACTTCGGAATGGCGTCCCTGCAACCGGAAGGTTTCCTCCTGGAAACGAGCTGCGGATCACCACATTATGCGTGTCCGGAGGTTATTCGA GGTGAGAAATACGATGGTAGGCTAGCCGATGTTTGGAGCTGCGGAGTCATATTATTTGCTCTTTTAGTG GGAACACTTCCATTTGATAACGACAACCTGCGTCTTCTGCTGGAGCAAGTGAAGCGAGGGAGGTATGAAATCCCCCCCTATGTGCCTTCAGATGTTCAGGATCTCCTCCGAAGGATGATAGAGGTTCGACCAGAGAAGCGGTATACG CTTAAAGACGTTTTAAATCACAAATGGATGCTTGCGGGAGGCACCAACGGTGTTGTAAATTCCGACGTGGGGAGATTCGGTGTCCATGCGATTGAATGCCCTCCACTCGGCGCGGAAGAAAATGCTGATCCCGATGTCCTGATATCTATGACCTCGCTGGGATGCTTTCGTGACCACAAGAAATTGATACAAGAGCTACAGTCAGAACA TCGTAACACCGAAAAAGTCGTATACTACTTGTTACTTCGACGAAAGAAGCGTCATCCTAGTTTCCATGACGACGCCGACTCTCTTCCTTACAAACATCCCG ATGCTCCACGAAAGCGCGTGGATTCGTCGTCATCGCGATCCTCCCTATCTAGCAGTAGCGGTGACCTAAGCGATGAAGAAATGAACCCGTCTGCCAGGTCCCTTGGTATCGGCGGAGGCAGGGGGAACCACCGAAAACTTTCCGCTGAAACCCTATCGGAGCGTTCGTCGAGCGCATCACGACGACAGACTAGTTCAGTTCATCAAAG CACGCCAAGTCGAAATCGGGAACTTCCATTGATCATCACTACACCACAAGATAACAG ATCACGAAGTTTGACTGGGGAATCGGAATCACGTATGATGTCAAGTGGTAGCAGTAGTAGCGGCAATAACAGG TTACAGACAGGAAATTTACCAACCAATTATTACTACAACACTCAGTCTCGCAATGGCACCCAGGTCCCCGGGTCTGCCCCTTCAAAGGACCCCCCGGTTGCCCCTGCTTCTCCCGCTCAAGGAAATCGCTGGAGGCAGCGTTTGACTGTCTTGAAAAACAGTTTTCTGGGATCACCTCGGTTCCACAGGAGAAAGATGCAAG CTCCGTCTTCAGAAGATGTAAGCAGTTCATCAAATATGTCGCCTTCGATGGA ACTCACCAAGCGTTCATGGTTCGGACAATTCGTGAGTGGATCGTCGTCGAACGTCGTAAGCGGCCGTGATCGTGACGACACCTCTCTTACGCTCATGATGAATAATCGGACGCTGAATAGTGTCGTGACAGAACTCGTCCATACATTTTTAAAG ATTTCCAACCTCACCCACACTATAGTGTCATCAACAAGGTTCCGTTGCGAGTACAAGCAACAGTACAACGCGGGGCATCCTGGTTTTCACAACAAGCTCGTGAGTTTCCAAGCTGACATTACAAAG ACGTCGGCGACCACTGGCGGCAGTAGAGAAAAACAGCAATCATGGCGTAAAAGCTCACACGGAAGTTACCACGTCACATTTCAACTATTATCAG GCCCTCATCGACGTTTCAAACGCGTAATGGAACTTATACAGACACAGCTTTCTGCTCACACGTTTGTTCCACAAAGCAAGCCAGAAG CAGGTGACATTAGCGCCTACTCACGTGAGCTGCAGCAGTTATGTACGTCTGCCGCCAACATGCACAATGATGTTTTTACTTACAAGTCGAAAGGAAAATGA
- the LOC143462295 gene encoding serine/threonine-protein kinase BRSK1-like isoform X3, producing the protein MSLAAPPHYVGPYRLDKTLGKGQTGLVKMGIHCSSGRKVAVKVVNRETLSKTVINKVEREIAIMKLIEHPHVLGLVEVYENDKYLYLILELLAGGELFDYLVKNTRLSPREARHFFRQIVSAVDFCHAHSVCHRDLKPENLLLDENTNIKVADFGMASLQPEGFLLETSCGSPHYACPEVIRGEKYDGRLADVWSCGVILFALLVGTLPFDNDNLRLLLEQVKRGRYEIPPYVPSDVQDLLRRMIEVRPEKRYTLKDVLNHKWMLAGGTNGVVNSDVGRFGVHAIECPPLGAEENADPDVLISMTSLGCFRDHKKLIQELQSEHRNTEKVVYYLLLRRKKRHPSFHDDADSLPYKHPDAPRKRVDSSSSRSSLSSSSGDLSDEEMNPSARSLGIGGGRGNHRKLSAETLSERSSSASRRQTSSVHQSTPSRNRELPLIITTPQDNRSRSLTGESESRMMSSGSSSSGNNRTGNLPTNYYYNTQSRNGTQVPGSAPSKDPPVAPASPAQGNRWRQRLTVLKNSFLGSPRFHRRKMQAPSSEDVSSSSNMSPSMELTKRSWFGQFVSGSSSNVVSGRDRDDTSLTLMMNNRTLNSVVTELVHTFLKISNLTHTIVSSTRFRCEYKQQYNAGHPGFHNKLVSFQADITKTSATTGGSREKQQSWRKSSHGSYHVTFQLLSGPHRRFKRVMELIQTQLSAHTFVPQSKPEAGDISAYSRELQQLCTSAANMHNDVFTYKSKGK; encoded by the exons ATGTCACTGGCAGCTCCCCCACATTATGTTGGACCATACAGGCTGGATAAAACACTTGGCAAAGGCCAAACAG GATTGGTGAAGATGGGTATACATTGTAGTTCGGGAAGAAAAGTAGCCGTAAAAGTAGTAAATCGTGAAACACTAAGCAAGACTGTTATAAACAAG GTGGAAAGGGAAATAGCAATTATGAAGTTGATAGAGCACCCCCATGTTCTTGGCCTCGTTGAAGTATATGAAAATGATAAGTATCT GTACTTGATACTTGAATTGCTAGCCGGGGGAGAACTCTTTGATTATCTGGTTAAGAATACCCGGTTATCACCGCGCGAAGCCCGTCATTTCTTTCGACAGATCGTATCGGCCGTCGACTTTTGCCACGCCCACAGCGTTTG TCATCGAGATTTGAAGCCAGAAAATTTGCTCCTGGATGAAAATACCAACATCAAGGTAGCGGACTTCGGAATGGCGTCCCTGCAACCGGAAGGTTTCCTCCTGGAAACGAGCTGCGGATCACCACATTATGCGTGTCCGGAGGTTATTCGA GGTGAGAAATACGATGGTAGGCTAGCCGATGTTTGGAGCTGCGGAGTCATATTATTTGCTCTTTTAGTG GGAACACTTCCATTTGATAACGACAACCTGCGTCTTCTGCTGGAGCAAGTGAAGCGAGGGAGGTATGAAATCCCCCCCTATGTGCCTTCAGATGTTCAGGATCTCCTCCGAAGGATGATAGAGGTTCGACCAGAGAAGCGGTATACG CTTAAAGACGTTTTAAATCACAAATGGATGCTTGCGGGAGGCACCAACGGTGTTGTAAATTCCGACGTGGGGAGATTCGGTGTCCATGCGATTGAATGCCCTCCACTCGGCGCGGAAGAAAATGCTGATCCCGATGTCCTGATATCTATGACCTCGCTGGGATGCTTTCGTGACCACAAGAAATTGATACAAGAGCTACAGTCAGAACA TCGTAACACCGAAAAAGTCGTATACTACTTGTTACTTCGACGAAAGAAGCGTCATCCTAGTTTCCATGACGACGCCGACTCTCTTCCTTACAAACATCCCG ATGCTCCACGAAAGCGCGTGGATTCGTCGTCATCGCGATCCTCCCTATCTAGCAGTAGCGGTGACCTAAGCGATGAAGAAATGAACCCGTCTGCCAGGTCCCTTGGTATCGGCGGAGGCAGGGGGAACCACCGAAAACTTTCCGCTGAAACCCTATCGGAGCGTTCGTCGAGCGCATCACGACGACAGACTAGTTCAGTTCATCAAAG CACGCCAAGTCGAAATCGGGAACTTCCATTGATCATCACTACACCACAAGATAACAG ATCACGAAGTTTGACTGGGGAATCGGAATCACGTATGATGTCAAGTGGTAGCAGTAGTAGCGGCAATAACAGG ACAGGAAATTTACCAACCAATTATTACTACAACACTCAGTCTCGCAATGGCACCCAGGTCCCCGGGTCTGCCCCTTCAAAGGACCCCCCGGTTGCCCCTGCTTCTCCCGCTCAAGGAAATCGCTGGAGGCAGCGTTTGACTGTCTTGAAAAACAGTTTTCTGGGATCACCTCGGTTCCACAGGAGAAAGATGCAAG CTCCGTCTTCAGAAGATGTAAGCAGTTCATCAAATATGTCGCCTTCGATGGA ACTCACCAAGCGTTCATGGTTCGGACAATTCGTGAGTGGATCGTCGTCGAACGTCGTAAGCGGCCGTGATCGTGACGACACCTCTCTTACGCTCATGATGAATAATCGGACGCTGAATAGTGTCGTGACAGAACTCGTCCATACATTTTTAAAG ATTTCCAACCTCACCCACACTATAGTGTCATCAACAAGGTTCCGTTGCGAGTACAAGCAACAGTACAACGCGGGGCATCCTGGTTTTCACAACAAGCTCGTGAGTTTCCAAGCTGACATTACAAAG ACGTCGGCGACCACTGGCGGCAGTAGAGAAAAACAGCAATCATGGCGTAAAAGCTCACACGGAAGTTACCACGTCACATTTCAACTATTATCAG GCCCTCATCGACGTTTCAAACGCGTAATGGAACTTATACAGACACAGCTTTCTGCTCACACGTTTGTTCCACAAAGCAAGCCAGAAG CAGGTGACATTAGCGCCTACTCACGTGAGCTGCAGCAGTTATGTACGTCTGCCGCCAACATGCACAATGATGTTTTTACTTACAAGTCGAAAGGAAAATGA
- the LOC143462295 gene encoding serine/threonine-protein kinase BRSK2-like isoform X5, with amino-acid sequence MSLAAPPHYVGPYRLDKTLGKGQTGLVKMGIHCSSGRKVAVKVVNRETLSKTVINKVEREIAIMKLIEHPHVLGLVEVYENDKYLYLILELLAGGELFDYLVKNTRLSPREARHFFRQIVSAVDFCHAHSVCHRDLKPENLLLDENTNIKVADFGMASLQPEGFLLETSCGSPHYACPEVIRGEKYDGRLADVWSCGVILFALLVGTLPFDNDNLRLLLEQVKRGRYEIPPYVPSDVQDLLRRMIEVRPEKRYTLKDVLNHKWMLAGGTNGVVNSDVGRFGVHAIECPPLGAEENADPDVLISMTSLGCFRDHKKLIQELQSEHRNTEKVVYYLLLRRKKRHPSFHDDADSLPYKHPDAPRKRVDSSSSRSSLSSSSGDLSDEEMNPSARSLGIGGGRGNHRKLSAETLSERSSSASRRQTSSVHQRSRSLTGESESRMMSSGSSSSGNNRLQTGNLPTNYYYNTQSRNGTQVPGSAPSKDPPVAPASPAQGNRWRQRLTVLKNSFLGSPRFHRRKMQAPSSEDVSSSSNMSPSMELTKRSWFGQFVSGSSSNVVSGRDRDDTSLTLMMNNRTLNSVVTELVHTFLKISNLTHTIVSSTRFRCEYKQQYNAGHPGFHNKLVSFQADITKTSATTGGSREKQQSWRKSSHGSYHVTFQLLSGPHRRFKRVMELIQTQLSAHTFVPQSKPEAGDISAYSRELQQLCTSAANMHNDVFTYKSKGK; translated from the exons ATGTCACTGGCAGCTCCCCCACATTATGTTGGACCATACAGGCTGGATAAAACACTTGGCAAAGGCCAAACAG GATTGGTGAAGATGGGTATACATTGTAGTTCGGGAAGAAAAGTAGCCGTAAAAGTAGTAAATCGTGAAACACTAAGCAAGACTGTTATAAACAAG GTGGAAAGGGAAATAGCAATTATGAAGTTGATAGAGCACCCCCATGTTCTTGGCCTCGTTGAAGTATATGAAAATGATAAGTATCT GTACTTGATACTTGAATTGCTAGCCGGGGGAGAACTCTTTGATTATCTGGTTAAGAATACCCGGTTATCACCGCGCGAAGCCCGTCATTTCTTTCGACAGATCGTATCGGCCGTCGACTTTTGCCACGCCCACAGCGTTTG TCATCGAGATTTGAAGCCAGAAAATTTGCTCCTGGATGAAAATACCAACATCAAGGTAGCGGACTTCGGAATGGCGTCCCTGCAACCGGAAGGTTTCCTCCTGGAAACGAGCTGCGGATCACCACATTATGCGTGTCCGGAGGTTATTCGA GGTGAGAAATACGATGGTAGGCTAGCCGATGTTTGGAGCTGCGGAGTCATATTATTTGCTCTTTTAGTG GGAACACTTCCATTTGATAACGACAACCTGCGTCTTCTGCTGGAGCAAGTGAAGCGAGGGAGGTATGAAATCCCCCCCTATGTGCCTTCAGATGTTCAGGATCTCCTCCGAAGGATGATAGAGGTTCGACCAGAGAAGCGGTATACG CTTAAAGACGTTTTAAATCACAAATGGATGCTTGCGGGAGGCACCAACGGTGTTGTAAATTCCGACGTGGGGAGATTCGGTGTCCATGCGATTGAATGCCCTCCACTCGGCGCGGAAGAAAATGCTGATCCCGATGTCCTGATATCTATGACCTCGCTGGGATGCTTTCGTGACCACAAGAAATTGATACAAGAGCTACAGTCAGAACA TCGTAACACCGAAAAAGTCGTATACTACTTGTTACTTCGACGAAAGAAGCGTCATCCTAGTTTCCATGACGACGCCGACTCTCTTCCTTACAAACATCCCG ATGCTCCACGAAAGCGCGTGGATTCGTCGTCATCGCGATCCTCCCTATCTAGCAGTAGCGGTGACCTAAGCGATGAAGAAATGAACCCGTCTGCCAGGTCCCTTGGTATCGGCGGAGGCAGGGGGAACCACCGAAAACTTTCCGCTGAAACCCTATCGGAGCGTTCGTCGAGCGCATCACGACGACAGACTAGTTCAGTTCATCAAAG ATCACGAAGTTTGACTGGGGAATCGGAATCACGTATGATGTCAAGTGGTAGCAGTAGTAGCGGCAATAACAGG TTACAGACAGGAAATTTACCAACCAATTATTACTACAACACTCAGTCTCGCAATGGCACCCAGGTCCCCGGGTCTGCCCCTTCAAAGGACCCCCCGGTTGCCCCTGCTTCTCCCGCTCAAGGAAATCGCTGGAGGCAGCGTTTGACTGTCTTGAAAAACAGTTTTCTGGGATCACCTCGGTTCCACAGGAGAAAGATGCAAG CTCCGTCTTCAGAAGATGTAAGCAGTTCATCAAATATGTCGCCTTCGATGGA ACTCACCAAGCGTTCATGGTTCGGACAATTCGTGAGTGGATCGTCGTCGAACGTCGTAAGCGGCCGTGATCGTGACGACACCTCTCTTACGCTCATGATGAATAATCGGACGCTGAATAGTGTCGTGACAGAACTCGTCCATACATTTTTAAAG ATTTCCAACCTCACCCACACTATAGTGTCATCAACAAGGTTCCGTTGCGAGTACAAGCAACAGTACAACGCGGGGCATCCTGGTTTTCACAACAAGCTCGTGAGTTTCCAAGCTGACATTACAAAG ACGTCGGCGACCACTGGCGGCAGTAGAGAAAAACAGCAATCATGGCGTAAAAGCTCACACGGAAGTTACCACGTCACATTTCAACTATTATCAG GCCCTCATCGACGTTTCAAACGCGTAATGGAACTTATACAGACACAGCTTTCTGCTCACACGTTTGTTCCACAAAGCAAGCCAGAAG CAGGTGACATTAGCGCCTACTCACGTGAGCTGCAGCAGTTATGTACGTCTGCCGCCAACATGCACAATGATGTTTTTACTTACAAGTCGAAAGGAAAATGA